ATTCGTGCAACGTCGTCGACTCCTGTTTATATTGAGTGTTGTTGTCTGTCATAGTACTATTGAGTATACCACACCTTCTATGAAGACGCGCCGCCTCGCGATAGCTTACAACATACGAAGCGCACATAACGTGGGCTCTTTATTCCGTACCGCCGACGCGGCTGGCATTGACACGCTCTATCTATGCGGCATCACCCCCGCACCCATTGATCGGTTCGGACGCACGCAGAAAGATATCGTCAAAACCGCCCTGGGTGCCGAACGGTTTGTCGCATGGGAAAAAATCGGATCATCGCCGACGCCAGCCGCCACCCTATCGCTGATAAAAAAATTGTGCAAAGAAAAATTTTTCATCGTTGCCGTTGAGCAATCGGAAAAATCAATCCCCTATACACGCATACGCACTGCGGCGCGGGTTGCGCGCAGAAAAAATATTGCACTGATTGTCGGCGATGAGGTCCGCGGATTGCCTGCGTCGATTTTAAACGCCGCTGATTGCATCGCCGAAATTCCGATGTATGGCAAAAAAGAATCACTCAACGTTGCCGTGGCGTTTGGTATTGCGGCATTTGCTCTTTAGAGGAAA
This window of the Patescibacteria group bacterium genome carries:
- a CDS encoding TrmH family RNA methyltransferase, producing the protein MKTRRLAIAYNIRSAHNVGSLFRTADAAGIDTLYLCGITPAPIDRFGRTQKDIVKTALGAERFVAWEKIGSSPTPAATLSLIKKLCKEKFFIVAVEQSEKSIPYTRIRTAARVARRKNIALIVGDEVRGLPASILNAADCIAEIPMYGKKESLNVAVAFGIAAFAL